A stretch of Rhododendron vialii isolate Sample 1 chromosome 4a, ASM3025357v1 DNA encodes these proteins:
- the LOC131321657 gene encoding chitinase CLP-like, whose product MGARQQRVSISTRFTSPAPLLRSSGPSLRARSAWLAFRRPPSPFPPNSLCRIPSLPSTPGVAFFGDGPYYILPPTNLDAETIISYTPLLKKPNSPDFFIGVNSLAVDGRSIPIPISTTPTKLSTVVPYTTVRSDVYRYLKQSFSEGTGTAGVPRVKRIKPFDLCWNASALGFTRVGFRVPQIDLELGNGKNWTIFGSNSMKEIGGVACLAFVNGGEINDGSAVVIGSYQMENNFLLFDMEKSRLGFSSTLFFIRTSCGNFNFTTNTK is encoded by the coding sequence ATGGGCGCACGCCAACAACGCGTATCGATTTCAACCAGGTTTACATCTCCTGCGCCCCTGCTTCGCTCTTCCGGTCCCTCCCTAAGGGCGCGTTCGGCTTGGCTAGCCTTTCGTCGTCCCCCCTCTCCTTTTCCTCCCAATTCACTCTGCCGAATCCCGAGCTTGCCTTCTACACCCGGAGTCGCTTTCTTCGGCGATGGACCGTACTACATTCTCCCCCCAACCAATCTAGACGCCGAAACCATAATCTCTTACACACCGCTGCTAAAAAAACCCAACTCCCCGGACTTCTTCATCGGTGTCAATTCACTAGCGGTTGATGGGAGATCGATTCCGATTCCCATTTCAACTACGCCAACGAAACTCAGCACCGTAGTGCCATACACTACAGTGAGGAGTGATGTGTACAGATATTTGAAACAGAGCTTTTCAGAGGGGACAGGGACCGCAGGGGTTCCTCGAGTGAAGCGGATCAAGCCGTTTGATCTTTGTTGGAATGCTAGCGCGCTCGGGTTTACTCGGGTGGGTTTTCGGGTTCCACAGATCGATTTGGAGTTGGGAAACGGGAAGAACTGGACGATTTTCGGGTCGAATTCGATGAAGGAGATTGGCGGCGTGGCGTGTCTGGCATTTGTGAATGGGGGAGAGATCAACGACGGATCAGCCGTGGTTATCGGATCGTATCAGATGGAGAACAATTTCTTGTTGTTTGATATGGAGAAGTCAAGGTTGGGGTTCAGTTCTACTCTGTTTTTTATTAGGACCTCGTGTGGTAACTTCAACTTCACTACTAATACTAAATAG